One genomic segment of Podarcis raffonei isolate rPodRaf1 chromosome 7, rPodRaf1.pri, whole genome shotgun sequence includes these proteins:
- the CD83 gene encoding CD83 antigen gives MASIYCYQLVFLSQVWHVVHGVADAAEQVVATCGEDVSLPCKYFQDIQASEGAVSWYKTDEIGEEWTDLQYNTEHEYSRDLNDSSEVSNSTWHYLKIKNTTSLSSGTYACIIRSPVKKVNQTSTVTLKVTDCPEDAKFQKYRTELVMLCSLGFFYLLLIFFACICLKKDGSSGYQKTREKHIDNSRYLVRTC, from the exons ATGGCATCCATATATTGCTATCAGCTTGTCTTCCTAAGTCaag TCTGGCATGTGGTTCATGGGGTTGCTGATGCTGCGGAACAGGTTGTGGCAACGTGCGGTGAAGATGTGTCGCTCCCTTGTAAATATTTTCAGGATATACAAGCCTCAGAAGGGGCAGTCTCCTGGTATAAG actGATGAAATTGGTGAAGAATGGACAGATCTGCAATATAATACAGAACATGAATATTCAAGAGATCTTAACGACTCCTCAGAGGTCTCTAATAGCACCTGGCATTATCTGAAGATTAAAAATACTACAAGTCTTAGCAGTGGGACATATGCATGCATCATAAGATCACCAGTCAAAAAAGTTAACCAAACTAGTACAGTTACATTAAAAGTAACAG ACTGTCCTGAAGATGCAAAATTTCAAAAATACAGAACAGAACTTGTGATGTTGTGCTCTCTTGGGTTTTTCTACTTGCTGCTCATCTTCTTTGCTTGT ATATGCCTAAAGAAGGATGGATCTTCAGGTTATCAAAAGACCAGAGAAAAACATATAGACAATAGTCGTTACCTTGTCCGTACCTGTTGA